TAAAATCCGATTCAGAACTTGTCCGTATaacttttaaatttattcatgaaAGGTTATCTGGTATTGCAGCGGGGCAGGACTGGCTCTGTACGTTGATCATCTGCTAACTGAGTCATCAGAAGAGATCAGAAAACTTCGAGGCTATATGTATGCTTACAAAGCTAGCTGAACCTTGTGTTTGTCCATCTTTGACATTGATGCGATGTAAATAGCAAGGGCAGTAGACTAAAAGTTTGATTCTGGTataagggagagggagagggagccCATACAAGCTTGATTCTCTATATCATATGGAAAAATCCTGGTTGAACTCTAAGGTAATTCTCTTTAATCACAATTTGTAAAACTTGTTTGGAATACATTGTCAGGTCTGAAATCTTGTGGTTTCCGATTGTGTAGCCGCTGATAGTTTGGTTCAAACATCGATCCTATTGTTAGATTattctattaatttttattcaatCAAGTTGAatatgaaaattaagaaagttcTGAAATTATTCACATATCCCTCTGCTACTAACTAAGAAAGCATAGTAATCTTGATCGGTGTCGGTTAATTTTATCTTTCCTCGAATGGATATAAGGGGgcaaaaaaaggagagaaacaCTTCGGTTTTAGTTGTATGTTTTCATGGAAGTCACTTCTTACTGAAATGGAGGTTACATAGATAGATACCGAATAAGCGGCTAATTGCATGATAAGTAaatgaattttattttgttcCAGTAGAAGCTTATAAGAAGGTATGGTTAAAAATTAGAACTGAAATACTGGGAAATGGAATGTTATTGGTCACACAACTAAGTGATTGTATCGCTCCAAAAGAACAGAGATTGAGTTAGTCCTCGACTGCCTATGTTAGTAGGGAAAgtgaaaattattatttttgttttgtaacgGCAGTAGTTCTGAGTTTTAGCTTTATTAATGTGCTTTTAATGGAGCTTTGGCTGTATGAATTTGCAGGCTTCAAACATTGGGGACCTGCAGGCTTCATGTCAGCACCAACGATTGTCATAAAAGACCACAAAAAACTACTGAGAGCAATTTTGAACAATATTTCCATGTAATTTCTATAAACACAGACAAATAGAGAGACGTATTTGTGGAATGATGGTTTTATAAGTGAAAAAGCATTGTCAAAATAGCCGAAGGAGAAGTTTCATTTTTTCAGCGACTTTTAGCGGCGATTTCCTAAACCCCTGCCTAAAAATACCTTTGGTGGCGTTTACCAACGAAAAATATCGTTACTAAAGAAATTCAACCCATAGAAGACCCCAAAATGGTAGTAAATATAGGAAAACCGTCGCTAAACATTACAAATCGCCGCGAAAGGGGAAAAATGGTCATTTAAACTCTCACTCTTCTATTTTCTGCTAaataaagtgtttttccttcgtttttcagcATAAAACTTAATTTCCTTCCCGTAAAGTAATAAAAACAGTTGGGTATAAACCAAGAATTGAGAATTTTTAATTATTCCTTCAATTTATATCTACAATTAACATAAAAGATAATAACATGTAAATCTTGACAACATCGTCCAAAACAAACTTGAGGCCATCATCTAATGGTTTCTTTTCTGATGATTAAATATCTTTGTTTTTCGAGATTGGTGTTCTTATAAATCTTGATTACCAATCTGTTACCGTGTTCTGTTAATATAGGAACGATCGCAATTACTTTGCAATCCAACCCGATTACTCGATCTGTTAATACAGTTCAAACGTACATGTACGGGACATAAGGCAGTTTTGTACTTTTCTCCTCGAGTGCAAAGACTTTCCTTGTTTGGTACTCTACCAATCCTAGTCCTTGTTGGAAACGATAGATACTTACATAATCAAAGGTCTTGTGTTTCAGTTAATTTAATTCTATTCAGCTCAGTTTCCTAGCTCCTTTAACATTCATGTGATTTGCCTAATGGCATCAAAATCTTCTACGGTGGTGAAATCAATTGAGGAGAAGCTCAAGGAGGACAGAAAAACTTTAGCTATCCAGTACTACCGCTGTCAGCTTCTTGAAACGGTTGAAAGATTTCAGGTTGTGATCGTTGCTGGCGAATTTGGATGTGGAAAAACTACGCAGATACCGCAATACCTACACCAGGCCGGGTACACAAAGACCGGTAAGAAAAACATAGCGTGTGTAGAGCCACGGCGAGCTGCTGCTATTTGTGCTGCTGCCGCGGTTTCTCAAGACATGGGGGTCGAACTTGGACGTGAAGTAGGCTACTGCATTAATCATGACGACTGCACAACCAAAGAGACTGTCTTGAAGTACATCACGGACGGAATGCTGGTACAAGAATGGCTTGGCCGGCAAGACTTGTTGGCGAGCTACGGCGTGGTGATGGTTGACGAGGCGCACGAGAGAACGCTGGTAAGTGATTACTATGATGTGTTTGCATTAGTGAAGCGTGTTGCTCGAGCTCGACGTGATCTTAAACTTGTTATTGTGTTGAGTGAAAGTGGAAGTACGAGTGATCCTGAGAAGCTGAGTGATTATTTTGATAAGGCTCCGATAATCAGAATTCCACACAGGCAGTATCGTTGTTCTTAAAAATTAATACACActagttttgatgtgttttcgAGATTATGTTTCActtattttctcttctttttgacAATATGTTGTTGAATTTACTTTGCTGTGAagcttttggttttggatgtTAGGATGCTTACATTTTAATACGGTATGAGAGTAGATAATTCACGTGTTGAGCTCAATGACTTACGTGCTCTTAGTCTTAATTGATGTCGTACATGAGAGGCCGTGTTGTCATTTGATTCAAGCTTAAAATAAAGTTGAGTGGTTAGTGGTGCCACTCAACATAATCCAACATAATCTAGTGACAATTAAACTCTGCCGAAATTTCTCCTTAAAATTGTTTAACATACCCGCATGTGTGTCAGCAAGGCGTGGCCCAACACGGTACCCCTTTGTGTCAATACATAAAAGTTGTCATCGATGAAATTTGGTGGCACCCATCTGattattttgtatatatttctattcaaatttaataattttttgtttatcatttgaaaataaattaacGAAACATTTATGTTTTCCTcaagtttttgggtttttttaatttttatggataactcttccttttttttttggtcgaagaaAACTCTTCCTTCTTGGGTTCAAAGTCTATTTttaatgctaggaagactaaatttgtaagccaaatgatgtgtcaccaatatgaatgaacacgtttatcaacgtttaagtaataaactaattatcaacttccatgttttttagttttcaaaattttgtctcCAAATTTAATGTCTGTAACTTTACCCTTTTTTGAAAACCTTTGGTTTAGGAAAACCTAGTCAACGGTGAAAACCTAGTCCTAGCGTCGCTTGGTTTCCCATTTGGCTAAGGTTTCCTTCTTCCTAATGGATTCTTGCGGCCTAAATATTCCAGACTATATAAATACACATACAATATAATCTCGCGAGTGCAGAATTTCCATCACTTTATATTCCCTCGTTTCTTTTCCTTCTGTCAAATCCAAGCTCTTAAGAAAAATTTCATCAGCCTTGATTTTCGATGGCGAGGCGTAGCACTCTGAAGAATTGGGTGTCTGATATGTTAATGGAGTTTCTCGGATATTCTAACATCGTAGTTGTTCGGTTCGTTATTCAACTCGCTAAGCAAGCAACATCGCCGGATGGTGTGATGGACAAGCTCGTCGATTTTGGACTGCCATCCACGAATGAAACGGGCGCTTTTTCGAAAGaaatcttcgctagattgcgcGGCAAGGCATTATTGAAAAAGAAGAGGGAAGTTGCCAGGCTGGTGAGGAAGCTGCAGAGAACATATGATGAGATCATAGATGTGGACAACGATGATTATGAGTCCATGAAGTCGGATTCGAGGAAGAAACGGTATAGGAAGAGGGTGCGGAGTGAAGTAGAAGAAGATCGCGAGGCAGATATTGCGAGAGTGAAAGAAGAGAGACCGGTTAAAAGACGAATATGGATAGTAGAAGGCCACGATGGTTCGCcgtttgaagaagaagaaacattgCGTGATCAGCGAGAGAGGGAGGAGTTGGAGAGAAACATAAGGGAGAAGGATGCAGCAGCCCCAACAAGGTTGTTAAAACAGAACGAGGCAAAGGAGGCGTTTCGGAGAACCAATGCTGATATCGAAGCTTTAAGAAGAGTTTCAAGACAAGAGTATCTAAAGAAACGGGAGCAAAAGAAATTGGAGGAAATTATGGAAGATTTAGAAGATGAGAATTGCTTATTCAGAGGTCTGAAGCTGACCGAAGCTGAAGACCGTGACTTGAGttacaagaaacaaatattAGAGATTGCGAAGAAAAAGTCAGTGCTAGAAAGGGATGAGAGTGGCAATGAGTACATGATCCCGGAAGCCTATGATGATCAGGAGTGCGGCATTGATCAGAAAAAGAGATTTTCTGTGGCTACTCAACGCTACGGGGAACTGAATGGCGGAGATAAAATCAACCCGTTTGCAGAACAGAAAGCTTGGGAGGATCAGCAAATTGAAAAGGCAACATGGAATTTCGGATCCAAAGACAAAAATAGGTCAATGTCTGCTGATGAGTACGAATTTGTATTTGGAGACCTGATTGATTTTGTCAAGGCATCCGCTAATGAATTTGATGATGATTTGCAAGCACAACAAACTCGGTCATTTGATTCGCAAGTGAAATCAAACTTGGAGAAGCTGCAGGAGGAGAGAAAAACATTACCAGTCTTCTCCTATCGCGATGAATTGCTCCGAGCAGTTGAAAAATATCAGGTTCTTGTTATCGTTGGTGAAACTGGGTCCGGGAAAACCACACAGATACCCCAATATCTGCATGAGGCAGGATACACGAAGCATGGAAAGATTGGATGCACGCAGCCACGGCGAGTTGCTGCTATGAGTGTTGCTGCCAGGGTTTCTCAAGAAATGGGAGTCAAACTCGGCCATGAGGTAGGTTATTCTATTCGTTTTGAAGATTGCACATCTGAAAAAACTGTTATGAAATATATGACTGATGGAATGTTGTTGCGTGAATTTCTCGGCGAACCAGATTTGGCAAGCTATAGTGTGCTGATGGTGGACGAGGCACATGAAAGAACGCTATCGACAGATATTCTGTTCGGATTAGTTAAAGACATTGCACGATTTAGACCTGATTTTAAACTCCTCATCTCAAGTGCAACTCTTGATGCTAAGAAGTTCAGCGATTACTTTGATTATTGCCCGATTTTATATATTCCAGGAAGGCGGCATCCTGTCGATATATTCTACACAAAGGAACCACAAGCTGATTATTTAGATGCAGCAATTGCTACTGCACTTCAAATCCATGTGACAGAACCATCTGGCGATATAATGATCTTTCTCACTGGTCAGGAAGAAATTGAAGCAGCGGCCGAAGTGTTGAAACAGAAGACAGAAGGCCTTGGGACAAAAATTGGTGAGCTGATTATCTGTCCCATATTTGCAAACCTACCTACTGAGTTGCAAGCGAAGGTTTTCGAGCCCACGCCTTCAGGGGCTAGGAAGATTGTCCTGGCCACAAACATAGCAGAAACTTCGCTGACAATAGACGGGATCAAATATGTCATTGACCCTGGATATTGCAAGATGAAGAGTTATAATCCGAGGACTGGGATGGAGTCATTGCAAGTCACTCCCATCTCGAAAGCATCGGCAAGACAAAGGGCAGGTCGATCTGGTCGAACAAGCCCTGGGAAATGCTTCAGGTTATACACAGCTTACAGTTCCCAGCATGATTTTGAAGATAACACAATACCAGAAATACAACGGACTAACCTTGCGAATGTCGTGCTTACGCTGAAGTGTCTCGGTATCCATGACTTGTTACATTTCGATTTCATAGATGCTCCACCTACTGAAGGATTGATAAAGGCGCTTGAACTGCTGTTTGCCCTAGCTGCATTGAACAAATTTGGTGAGCTGACTAAGGTCGGTAGGCAGATGGCAGAGTTTCCTCTTGATCCGAAGCTATCTAAGATGATAGTTGCTTCCGGCAAGTACAAGTGCTCGGACGAGGTTATTTCAATCGCTGCTATGCTTTCTGTTGGTAACTCAGTTTTTCTCCGCCCGaagaacaaacaaacatacGCTGACAATGCGCGAATGTGGTTTCAAACCGGGAATGTGGGAGATCACGTTGCTTTGCTTAATGTGTACAATGAATGGAAGGAGACAAATTACTCAACAGAATGGTGTTCTGAAAACTACATACAGGCGAGGAGCATGAAACGAGCAAGAGATATCCGGGAACAACTTGAACGGCTCTTGGGGCGGGTTGAGATCGAATTAATCTCAAATCCCGATGATCTAACGCCTATAAAGAAGGCCATTGCATCCGGTTTCTTCCCCCACGTTGCAAGCTCCATGAAGAATGGACGTTATAGAACAATCAAATATCCACAGACCGCCTACATCCACCCGAGCTCAGGGCTAGCGCGGGAGTCACCGAGCTGCGTTTTATACCACGAAATGGTGCTCACAACGAAAGAATACATGAGATGTGTAACGGAAATAGAGCCGAAGTGGCTGCTGGATGTGGCTCCGCATTATTACCAGGTGAAGCATGTTAAGAACTCGGGTTCGAAGAGCAGCCTCGCAGAGGAGGGCGGGCCGAACAGGACCGACAACTTTCTGGGTTCAAAGACTTTTCCTCTGCCAACCCCTAGGCTTCAAACTTACTAATGTTTTTACCCGACTACATGTATTCTGATGtactttgaaaattttaaggtCTGCGTAATGTTTTCACGAAtacaatttaattttcttcttgCATGTGTCATTTACAGCTCACCTGCATTAGGAGAGATTATTTTATGGCGAATGAGGATACTCTTCGGATCCTCTTTATGAAGATCCCGAAAATCGTTCAATTACGTCCATTCAtcatacatataaaaaatcattgtaattttttattatttaaaactgaATATAAATATACCTCACAAAATGGACATGATTAAATGATcccaggatcctcacaaagaggatcctcattcctgTATGGCCGTCCAAATGCGGCCTCGTGTTAACGGACAAACCACGGCGGCACAGACATGGTATGTCCGTCGCACAATAGAATTTTGCTCAGTTTGATTTCTTCAGAAAGCAAATTcgaagagagagacagagatcCAAAGGTGTTTAAAGAACCAGAGAAACACATCACTTaaaaaccaaagagtaaattacTGATGCTGAATatttaaccaaacaaaaatacACCAAACTACTGAAACAAGTTTGGTAACAAACTCCGAAGGTTTTTCGAAAAAGCATATAAAATTCTCTGTTCTTCCTAATGAGAGTAGCTTACTTAAAACGGAAATCAATAGATCATTCATCCTCTTCAATGACCTT
This is a stretch of genomic DNA from Malus domestica chromosome 02, GDT2T_hap1. It encodes these proteins:
- the LOC103453137 gene encoding pre-mRNA-splicing factor ATP-dependent RNA helicase DEAH1-like, which encodes MARRSTLKNWVSDMLMEFLGYSNIVVVRFVIQLAKQATSPDGVMDKLVDFGLPSTNETGAFSKEIFARLRGKALLKKKREVARLVRKLQRTYDEIIDVDNDDYESMKSDSRKKRYRKRVRSEVEEDREADIARVKEERPVKRRIWIVEGHDGSPFEEEETLRDQREREELERNIREKDAAAPTRLLKQNEAKEAFRRTNADIEALRRVSRQEYLKKREQKKLEEIMEDLEDENCLFRGLKLTEAEDRDLSYKKQILEIAKKKSVLERDESGNEYMIPEAYDDQECGIDQKKRFSVATQRYGELNGGDKINPFAEQKAWEDQQIEKATWNFGSKDKNRSMSADEYEFVFGDLIDFVKASKLQEERKTLPVFSYRDELLRAVEKYQVLVIVGETGSGKTTQIPQYLHEAGYTKHGKIGCTQPRRVAAMSVAARVSQEMGVKLGHEVGYSIRFEDCTSEKTVMKYMTDGMLLREFLGEPDLASYSVLMVDEAHERTLSTDILFGLVKDIARFRPDFKLLISSATLDAKKFSDYFDYCPILYIPGRRHPVDIFYTKEPQADYLDAAIATALQIHVTEPSGDIMIFLTGQEEIEAAAEVLKQKTEGLGTKIGELIICPIFANLPTELQAKVFEPTPSGARKIVLATNIAETSLTIDGIKYVIDPGYCKMKSYNPRTGMESLQVTPISKASARQRAGRSGRTSPGKCFRLYTAYSSQHDFEDNTIPEIQRTNLANVVLTLKCLGIHDLLHFDFIDAPPTEGLIKALELLFALAALNKFGELTKVGRQMAEFPLDPKLSKMIVASGKYKCSDEVISIAAMLSVGNSVFLRPKNKQTYADNARMWFQTGNVGDHVALLNVYNEWKETNYSTEWCSENYIQARSMKRARDIREQLERLLGRVEIELISNPDDLTPIKKAIASGFFPHVASSMKNGRYRTIKYPQTAYIHPSSGLARESPSCVLYHEMVLTTKEYMRCVTEIEPKWLLDVAPHYYQVKHVKNSGSKSSLAEEGGPNRTDNFLGSKTFPLPTPRLQTY
- the LOC139190688 gene encoding probable pre-mRNA-splicing factor ATP-dependent RNA helicase DEAH6, with the translated sequence MASKSSTVVKSIEEKLKEDRKTLAIQYYRCQLLETVERFQVVIVAGEFGCGKTTQIPQYLHQAGYTKTGKKNIACVEPRRAAAICAAAAVSQDMGVELGREVGYCINHDDCTTKETVLKYITDGMLVQEWLGRQDLLASYGVVMVDEAHERTLVSDYYDVFALVKRVARARRDLKLVIVLSESGSTSDPEKLSDYFDKAPIIRIPHRQYRCS